GAAAAAGCTGATTATACTATGCCTGAACAATTCGCAGGCAATTTTAAAAAGAAATGGCTGTTTTTTCACGCTGCAGCCGGATCTCTGTATACTGAAAATATTTTCCAAAAAAACAATTGTTCTCCTCTTTTTAAGGAGATAGTCCAAAAAGCTGACGGAGCGATTCTATTCGGGGGAGCTGATATTCCGCCATATCTCTACGAAGAAAAAACATCCTTACTAACATCAATAAGCACCCCTTTCAGGCACTTTATTGAATTGTCATTTGTTTTTAATTTGTTAGGCGGATATCAGGATAAAACATTCGAGCCGATGCTTAAAGATAAACCTGACTTTCCGTTTCTTGGAATCTGCCTCGGGGAGCAGAGTTTGAACGTCGGAACAGGCGGTACTCTCGTTCAGGATATCTGGTCTGAAATCTACAAAACAAAAACCGCTGAAGACGTAACGTTCCTTAACAGTGAACAGTTACACAGAAATCCATGGGCAGTTATTTTTCCAGAAAAGAGCCTTATGCACTTTTCCATGCATCATATTATTCTTAAACCAAGTAAAGTACTTGCAGATAAAATATCCGTATATACCGGACAAAAACCTCTTGTAATAAGCTCACACCATCAGGCTGTTGAGAAAATTGGGAAAAATTTTGAGATAGCTGCATATTCCATGGATAAAAAAGTAATTGAAGCTATTGTTAATAAAAAATTCCCGAATGTACTCGGAGTTCAGTTCCATCCTGAATTCACTTCTATATGGGCAGATCATTCTAAAGTACGATTTATCCCGGGAGAAAAGACAGCATCTATATCTTCTATTCTGGAGAAAGATGACAGAAGCATGGATTTTCACAGAAATATATGGACATGGTTTTTTAATTCAGTTGAAAAAGCTCATAAGTTATATTTTGAAGAATAGATACAAATACAAATTTTACTCAATATTTCAAAGTTTGATATCTTTGTGCATTATCAGAATTGTGTTTTAATTCAATTCATCCATAATCGAACGCATTTGCATCACTTTCTTTATATCAGTTGTTTTATAAACATGTTCAGAAGAATCCATACCGCCCCTGAACTTAATATCTTTATTCAACAATAAAGACTTGTCAACTATTTCAGACATTAATGAACCGTGTACCTATGTGCATCCTGTTTTATTAATAACATCTAGTACTGTTTTGGGATTTATTCCTCCTGCAGGAAGAATCTCAATCCGTCCATCAGCTTGCTGCAAAAATTTATGTATACAATCTGCACCCTCAAGAGCTGAATTTCTCTGTCCGGATGTCAAAATACGTGTAAATCCAAGATCAATACAAACTTCAAGGGCCTTTTCAGGGTCAGGTATCAGGTCAAAAGCACGGTGAAATACAGAAACTTTTCCGCATGATGAATTCAATAATCGTTTACAAGCATTTACATCAATCTCACCATTCTCATTCAAAACTCCGAAAGCAATACCGTCAGCTCCTGAATTAAGAGCAATTTCAATATCTTTTTCCATTACGGAAAGTTCATGATTGTTATAAACAAATCCACTCTCTCTCGGCCTGATCATTACAATAACCGGAACTGATATTACTTCTTTGACTTTTAGTATTACCCCGGCTGAAGGCGTTAATCCGCCTGATATGAGGCTTGTGTTAAGCTCAATTCGATCTGCACCGCCCTGCTCGGCAGCCATACAGTCGTCAAGAGAACCTGTGCATATTTCAAGTATTCTTTTTGTTGTCATAAATAAAATATCCGCTGATAACATTAAAGGGGAATAAGATAATTCTTATTCCCCTTTAATTTCCAAAGGTCGATCACTACTTTTTGAGGATAATCTTTCTCAGAGATTTTAAAATCTCCGGAAAATTTTTATCAATCAATTGGTAGTAAATCTGCGTTCCTTCTCTTCTGCTGCTCAAATATCCTGCATTTTTCAGGTGCCTTAACTGCTGTGACACGTAGGACTGTTTTGCACCGAGCATTTCCTGAATCTCGCCTACACGCCTCTCACCTTCATTGAGTATACAGAGGATTTTAAAACGCGTTGTGTTGGAGACGATCTTAAAAAACGGGATGATCTTCTCACTGTTTTTCAACGTTGCCTGAACCTTTTGTTGCATTAAAACCTCCCCTTTGTAAAATGTTCATTCATCAATAAAAAATATAACGTTTTATTAATTAATTGTCAAGTAATTTCTTTATTTTTTTAATTTTTTTTTAATTTTTTTTTAAAAAACCCGCTTTATGCGGGATTTTTAAAGTACCCCTGTCAGGATTCGAACCTGAGACCTACTGATTAGAAGTCAGTTGCTCTATCCAGCTGAGCTACAGGGGCTTAAAACGAAGAGAAATGTAACAATAAATTTCAATAAAGTCAATTGGTTTCTTAATATATTATCTTGTGCCCCGGGCGCATAAAGTAACAGGGCTTTGTCCTGAAAATTTCTATCAATCCTTACCCTCACATACAGAATTATTTTGCATTTATTGAAGCTTCCGGGCAAACTATTTATCTGATTTCAATCCACTTCGGACGATTTCAAAAATTAACCTGCATTATTCATGATTCACAACCGAATTTATTTAGAAATAAACACTTAGCCCAATCCTGGATTGCTGATTAAAAATTTTTAGCGGAAATCTGCCTTTTCCCTTGTCCCCACTTAAATTTGTGAATAATGCAAGCTAATAAAGAAAAGAAAAAATCGTTTTATTATTCCCCTTTACATTTAAAAATTGTCCAGGGCATTGCTGGCAGGCTTTTCAAATAGCCCTTCAACCAGTCGTACTGGGGATGTTTTTCTAAAAACTCATCTGCATCGAAACCTATGTTACATGAACTCCCCCATTTTGCCCATATCTCCCATTTTGCTGCCATGTTTGCATCAAGCACCTTGCCGTCAATAGTCCCACCGGGAATGTATGCACCCAAACTCCCTGGCACACCTCCATTATCCAGATACCAATGACCGCATATAGTTCTGGAACTTGGTTTTTCTTCTTCAAGAAAAACATCGTAATGATCCGCCAGCATTATTTTGGCTTTTTCCATTTCGATCTTTCCGTAGTATTTTTTAATCAATTGATTCCAGCGTACACGACGAGCAACACAGAAACTTCTTATGTCATCGTACGACGCATCTGTTTCTTCTCTTAAAATCTTTATGTTGCTTGCCACATTTGATCCTGTAAAATAGCCGCTCTTTTTCTTTTCTAAACTGTGATTTTTTAAACCAAGTTCAAGCCGGGCAATCTCGTTTGTTTTAATATTTCCTACAAGCCACGAATTAGCATAGGCACCGTTGTTGTTTTTTATCATAATATCTGCCCATTCGTCAATAGTGTTGGCGTACTGCATAGCTTTTCTGGCTCTCTCAAAAATGGGCGTGCCTTTAGGATTAAATCCATGGAAGCCTCCGATTGTAGTCTCGGTACCAACAAGGCCTGCTCCAGTAATAAAGAAGTCAGTTGCGCTGTATATGCACGGCCCCCAGGATTGCATTAAAATTCTGTTGCCTTTTTCCGGAACAATATCCACAATAATATTGCAAAATCTGAGAAGAGCATAATCAGACCATGAGTTGTGGGCCATTACAATTTTATTGTCAGAAGTTGCTGCTCCTGTAGCAATAAATGCACTGCATCCAGCACCATAGATTTTTTTCTTCTCCTCAGGCCACCAGTACCAGAGAACATCGAGAAAACCATTCATAAAAACCATCTCATCAAGGTTTATCTTTTTACCTGCTTTGTTTAGGCCAGCTACCATCCCTTTCATTTCTTCCATGTATTCTTCTGATATCTTATTTTTAAAAAGTTTAGAAGCCTTATCAACAAAAAAATCGAGATCTTTTGCAGTATTAAATTTTTCAACATAGGCAACTGTTTTCAAAAACTCATCAATTTCATTGGCAGTTAGATAGCCGCGTTGAAATCCCCTTTCAAATGGTTTGCCTTCAATGTGCAAAAAAATCCAGCCGTTTTTATCATTTCGATAAGATTTTGCCAACCATTTGTTTTCTTCCTTTGTCAGGTTTTTGTCTGCTCCAAAAGAGAGAACACCTGATAGAAGGAAGAGAAAGACCAAGCATGCTAAAAATTTTTTACGCATTTTGTTTCCCTCCTATTTTACGCTCCGCAGGGGCTTACGCCTGTTCTGGCGGAGCAACCTGCGACCTAATCATGGATATCGAACCTTTTATTAAATAACAGACTGTCATATCATGTATGATGTTAAAGCCGATTTTCAGAATACCCGACCACGTTTGACTAAGCCTAACTTTCTTCTCGCCAAACTACCCACTTTGATTCTTACTTAGCCACATAACGGCTGGCTCTTAGATGCGGCCAACTGATTAAGTCCCAAAACAAGTTGGAAATTTTGCTGGAACGCCAACGGCGTCCGCACTGTTTTGAATCTGATGGACAGCGTAAGCTGCCCAAAGACTGACTGAAAATTGAAAATGACAGGCCGCGTTTTCATCCGGTGCATTTTTGGGGTTAGCTGGAATACTTTAATAATTGCACACTTTTTAAAATATTTTTTTGATCAATTAATTGATCCGTTAAATATTTATGTAATATACTTGATATTAATGTTTGATAGGGTATGCCTTCTTGATCTGCTTTTTGTTTTAACAAATACAGGTCATAACTATTAACTCGTAAATTAATACTCTTTTTTTCTTTTGCATTTTTTATAATGGTATTAATTTTTAATTCATTTTTGGTTGAAATTTTCTTATAATCCAGAATATTATTTTCAACATCTTGTTCGAATTTATCTAACTTCATTTCTGACCTCGATATTTTTTATTTAACTTTCTACTTGGAAATGCTGTTTTTAGTATGATATTTTCTTTATTATCAATAATAAATGGCACTGCATATATATATTTATGAATTTCTAATACAAATATACTTTGATTTCTTCTTTTGGGATGTTCTAAAATATCAATATATTTTTCTTCTAAAATGATTTCCGAAATTTGTTCAAAGGAAATATTCCTTTCCAATTTCAGTTTTATATTTTTATTTTCATCCCAAATAATCATAGTGTTAATATAACGCTATTGTATATACAATGTCAACCTCTTTTTTACAGCATCGAGGTAGGACGGCCGGTTACCCGGCCGCTCCCTCACATATCCCTGCGTGCGGTTATCCTGCTGCGTGTGGCACGTGCCACACAATTTTTTTTATTGGCACACTCGTACAAACGTAGCGAGCAGGTGATCGGTCGGCTTGAGCCAGGTTAGCCACAATCTCTATTTCTCCTATATTAATTTTTTCCGTTAATACGTTACCAAT
Above is a genomic segment from bacterium containing:
- a CDS encoding gamma-glutamyl-gamma-aminobutyrate hydrolase family protein (Members of this family of hydrolases with an active site Cys residue belong to MEROPS family C26.), whose translation is MKRKKIFFFTIIYILLSISIYGKSTKPPHFIDTYIPKKDTTLLVVFHPTMYVLNSVNALKQAGFIPDNMYVVGVFSINEKADYTMPEQFAGNFKKKWLFFHAAAGSLYTENIFQKNNCSPLFKEIVQKADGAILFGGADIPPYLYEEKTSLLTSISTPFRHFIELSFVFNLLGGYQDKTFEPMLKDKPDFPFLGICLGEQSLNVGTGGTLVQDIWSEIYKTKTAEDVTFLNSEQLHRNPWAVIFPEKSLMHFSMHHIILKPSKVLADKISVYTGQKPLVISSHHQAVEKIGKNFEIAAYSMDKKVIEAIVNKKFPNVLGVQFHPEFTSIWADHSKVRFIPGEKTASISSILEKDDRSMDFHRNIWTWFFNSVEKAHKLYFEE
- a CDS encoding copper homeostasis protein CutC, producing the protein MTTKRILEICTGSLDDCMAAEQGGADRIELNTSLISGGLTPSAGVILKVKEVISVPVIVMIRPRESGFVYNNHELSVMEKDIEIALNSGADGIAFGVLNENGEIDVNACKRLLNSSCGKVSVFHRAFDLIPDPEKALEVCIDLGFTRILTSGQRNSALEGADCIHKFLQQADGRIEILPAGGINPKTVLDVINKTGCT
- a CDS encoding winged helix-turn-helix transcriptional regulator — encoded protein: MQQKVQATLKNSEKIIPFFKIVSNTTRFKILCILNEGERRVGEIQEMLGAKQSYVSQQLRHLKNAGYLSSRREGTQIYYQLIDKNFPEILKSLRKIILKK
- a CDS encoding phospholipase → MRKKFLACLVFLFLLSGVLSFGADKNLTKEENKWLAKSYRNDKNGWIFLHIEGKPFERGFQRGYLTANEIDEFLKTVAYVEKFNTAKDLDFFVDKASKLFKNKISEEYMEEMKGMVAGLNKAGKKINLDEMVFMNGFLDVLWYWWPEEKKKIYGAGCSAFIATGAATSDNKIVMAHNSWSDYALLRFCNIIVDIVPEKGNRILMQSWGPCIYSATDFFITGAGLVGTETTIGGFHGFNPKGTPIFERARKAMQYANTIDEWADIMIKNNNGAYANSWLVGNIKTNEIARLELGLKNHSLEKKKSGYFTGSNVASNIKILREETDASYDDIRSFCVARRVRWNQLIKKYYGKIEMEKAKIMLADHYDVFLEEEKPSSRTICGHWYLDNGGVPGSLGAYIPGGTIDGKVLDANMAAKWEIWAKWGSSCNIGFDADEFLEKHPQYDWLKGYLKSLPAMPWTIFKCKGE
- a CDS encoding antitoxin; amino-acid sequence: MKLDKFEQDVENNILDYKKISTKNELKINTIIKNAKEKKSINLRVNSYDLYLLKQKADQEGIPYQTLISSILHKYLTDQLIDQKNILKSVQLLKYSS
- a CDS encoding toxin; amino-acid sequence: MNTMIIWDENKNIKLKLERNISFEQISEIILEEKYIDILEHPKRRNQSIFVLEIHKYIYAVPFIIDNKENIILKTAFPSRKLNKKYRGQK